From the Phyllostomus discolor isolate MPI-MPIP mPhyDis1 chromosome 7, mPhyDis1.pri.v3, whole genome shotgun sequence genome, one window contains:
- the OSGIN2 gene encoding LOW QUALITY PROTEIN: oxidative stress-induced growth inhibitor 2 (The sequence of the model RefSeq protein was modified relative to this genomic sequence to represent the inferred CDS: deleted 3 bases in 3 codons): MPLVEETSLLEDSSVTLPVVVIGNGPSGICLSYMLSGYRPYLSSEAIHPNTILHGKLQEARHLSIVDQDLEYLSEGLEGRSSNPVAVLFDTLLHPDADFGYDYPSVLHWKLEQHHYIPHLVLGKGPPGGAWHSMEGSMLTISFGNWMELPGLKFKDWVNQQRRNLKGDRVMPEEVACYYKHYVKVMGLEKNFRENTYITSVSRLYRDQDDNGGHNRAISAQHLQIENSKLIKRNWEIQGYQRIADGSHVPFCLFAENVALATGTSDSPAHLEIEGEDFPFVFHSVPEFGAAVSKGKLHGKEDPVLIVGSGLTAADAVLCAYNSNIPVIHVFRRRVTDPSLIFKQLPKKLYPEYHKVYHMMCTRSYSAADSADSDLLSDYTSFPEHHVLSFKSNMKCIVQNVSGLKKIFKLSAAAVLIGSHPNLSFLKEQGCYLGHNSSQPITCKGNPVEIDAYTYECVKETHLFALGPLVGDNFVRFLKGGALGITRCLAIRQNKKQHLFVERGGGDGIA; encoded by the exons gaAATGGACCCTCAGGGATCTGCCTTTCTTATATGTTATCAGGCTACAGACCATATTTATCATCAGAAGCAATACATCCAAATACAATCTTACATGGTAAATTACAAGAAGCAAGACATCTTTCCATTGTAGATcag GACTTAGAATACTTGTCTGAAGGTCTTGAGGGCCGATCATCCAATCCAGTTGCAGTACTTTTTGACACACTTCTT CATCCAGATGCTGACTTTGGGTAT GACTATCCATCTGTTTTGCATTGGAAATTGGAGCAACATCATTATATC CCTCACTTAGTACTTGGTAAAGGTCCACCTGGTGGAGCTTGGCAT aGTATGGAAGGCTCCATGTTGACAATCAGCTTTGGAAATTGGATGGAGCTACCTGGGCTTAAATTTAAAGACTGGGTAAACCAGCAAAGAAG aaaccTAAAAGGGGATCGAGTTATGCCAGAGGAAGTAGCTTGCTACTATAAGCACTATGTAAAAGTCATGGGTCTTGAGaagaatttcagagaaaataCTTACATTACCTCTGTGTCAAGGCTCTACAGAGATCAGGATGACAATGGTGGTCACAACAGAGCTATTTCAGCACAGCATTTACAGATCGAGAACTCCAAGTTGATCAAGAGAAACTGGGAGATCCAGGGTTATCAGCGAATAGCAGATGGTTCTCATGTTCCCTTCTGTCTCTTTGCTGAGAATGTAGCTCTGGCAACTGGAACATCGGATTCTCCTGCCCATCTGGAGATTGAAGGGGAagattttccttttgtgtttcatTCAGTGCCTGAATTTGGAGCAGCTGTAAGCAAAGGAAAGCTACATGGCAAAGAGGACCCAGTGTTAATTGTAGGTTCTGGACTTACTGCAGCTGATGCAGTACTGTGTGCTTACAACAGTAACATCCCTGTGATTCATGTGTTTCGCAGACGAGTAACTGATCCAAGTTTAATTTTCAAACAGCTTCCTAAAAAGCTGTATCCAGAATACCATAAGGTCTATCATATGATGTGTACTCGGTCATATTCTGCAGCTGACTCTGCAGACTCAGATCTTTTATCTGACTATACCAGTTTTCCTGAGCACCATGTGCTCTCCTTTAAGTCAAATATGAAATGCATCGTTCAGAACGTCTCTggattgaagaaaatatttaaactttctgCAGCAGCAGTATTGATAGGTTCTCATCCTAATCTGTCTTTTCTGAAGGAGCAAGGCTGTTACCTGGGCCATAACTCAAGTCAGCCAATCACTTGTAAGGGTAATCCTGTGGAAATAGATGCATATACCTATGAATGTGTTAAAGAAACCCACCTTTTTGCATTGGGTCCTTTAGTCGGAGATAATTTTGTTCGATTTTTaaagggaggggccctgggtaTTACACGCTGCTTAGCAATAAGACAGAACAAAAAGCAgcatttatttgttgaaagaggaggaggagatggaatAGCTTAA